Part of the Antechinus flavipes isolate AdamAnt ecotype Samford, QLD, Australia chromosome 2, AdamAnt_v2, whole genome shotgun sequence genome is shown below.
tccagtgtggattctcttaTGTTTACTAAGATATTCCTTTTgcataaaagcctttccacactggttacatacataaggtttttctccagtgtggagtCTCTCATGTTTAATAAGACATTCCTTTTgcataaaagcctttccacactggttacattcataaggtttctctccagtgtggagtCTCTGATGGGAAGTGAGAGATGTTTTCCGTGTAAACCCTCTCCCACACTGGTTGCATTTGTAAGGCTTCTCTCCACTGTGGAATATCTGATGTTGAGTGAGATATTGTCGTTgtttaaaagcctttccacattggttacatttataaggtttctccccagtgtgcAGTCTCTGATGTTTAATAAGATATCCCTGGTCTCCGaaggcctttccacactggttacatttgtaaggtttctctccagtgtggattctttgatgtacATCAAGATGCCCCTTAAtcctgaaagcctttccacactggttacatttatgaggtttctctccagtgtggattctctgatgtgaaGTAAGATATCCCTTGtctctaaaagtctttccacattggttacattcataaggtttctctccagtgtggattctctgatgtgcagtaagatatatcttctttctaaaaccctttccacactggctacactcataaggtttcttcccagtgtggattttctgatgctGAGTAAGAGCTGCCTTACctctaaaaccctttccacactggttacattcataaggtttcttaCCAGTGTGGATGTTCTGATGGTATGTGAAagattttttatatgtaaaaccctttccacactgggtacactcataaggtttcttcccagtatggattctctgatgttcagtaagaACTCCCTTACAtctaaaactctttccacactggttacatttataaggtttctccccagtatggattctctgatgtacagtaaaaTCACTCTTGcttttaaaagcctttccacagtggttacattcataaggtttctccccagtatggattctctgatgtacagtaaaaTCACTCTTGcttttaaaagcctttccacagtggttacattcataagatttTGCAttagtgtggattttctgatgtagAGTAAGATTTCGCTTATatctaaaagcttttccacactggttacattcatgaGGTATTTCTCCAATGTGGATACTCTGATGTAGAGTAAGAGATTGCTTGTTCTCAAAACTCTTTctacattggttacattcataaggtttttctccagtgtggatcctCCTCTGATGTCGAGTGAGAGACTGCCTTTTcttaaaactctttccacactggttacattcataaggtttttctac
Proteins encoded:
- the LOC127552250 gene encoding zinc finger protein 260-like; translation: MEGRVLEAGEGGVSFPVCCCPSFLNVFIVTGSEIRLEMKSFQNQHFIWREIRSAHEKIHTVEKPYECNQCGKSFKKRQSLTRHQRRIHTGEKPYECNQCRKSFENKQSLTLHQSIHIGEIPHECNQCGKAFRYKRNLTLHQKIHTNAKSYECNHCGKAFKSKSDFTVHQRIHTGEKPYECNHCGKAFKSKSDFTVHQRIHTGEKPYKCNQCGKSFRCKGVLTEHQRIHTGKKPYECTQCGKGFTYKKSFTYHQNIHTGKKPYECNQCGKGFRGKAALTQHQKIHTGKKPYECSQCGKGFRKKIYLTAHQRIHTGEKPYECNQCGKTFRDKGYLTSHQRIHTGEKPHKCNQCGKAFRIKGHLDVHQRIHTGEKPYKCNQCGKAFGDQGYLIKHQRLHTGEKPYKCNQCGKAFKQRQYLTQHQIFHSGEKPYKCNQCGRGFTRKTSLTSHQRLHTGEKPYECNQCGKAFMQKECLIKHERLHTGEKPYVCNQCGKAFMQKEYLSKHKRIHTGAKPYKCNQCGRRFTCKQSLIPHQRIHTGERPYECNQCGKTFRIKGNLSLHQSVHTGEKPYECNQCGKAFRTKEHLTKHQRIHTGEKPYECNQCGKAFRQKDVLIVHQRTHTRKKSYKCN